In a single window of the Terriglobus roseus genome:
- a CDS encoding ThuA domain-containing protein has product MKRFAIAVTAGMLGLQAASAWAAPRVHVLILDGESAAPYHNWAAITPILKKELDETGLFETEVLTAPAKDGDFSQFHPAWSKYQVIVLNYDAPDERWSDDVKTSFETYMKNGGGLVSVHAADNAFPHWKAFNEMIGVGGWRGRDEKSGPHWYYQNGKLVSDDKPGKAGMHGARVPYTVTVQDTSNPIMKGLPKTWMHQGDELYANLRGPGGMTVLATAYSDPTNHGTGFDEPMVMVSQFGKGRVVHTAWGHDGVAQSSVDAVVIFQRGVEWAATGKVTQPVPSSFPTANTVSYRADLEAMDPNAKKGLNPLDLVQQSTPARLAPAPVTRSNGPTQ; this is encoded by the coding sequence GGCGAGCGCGTGGGCCGCGCCCCGGGTTCATGTACTCATCCTCGATGGCGAAAGCGCTGCGCCGTATCACAACTGGGCCGCGATCACGCCCATCCTGAAGAAGGAACTGGACGAGACCGGTCTCTTCGAGACTGAGGTCCTGACCGCTCCGGCCAAGGACGGTGACTTCTCGCAGTTTCATCCTGCGTGGAGTAAGTACCAGGTCATCGTGTTGAACTACGACGCACCGGATGAACGCTGGAGCGACGACGTCAAGACCAGCTTCGAGACGTACATGAAGAATGGCGGCGGCCTAGTTAGCGTTCACGCAGCGGACAATGCCTTCCCACACTGGAAGGCATTCAATGAGATGATCGGCGTGGGTGGCTGGCGCGGTCGCGATGAGAAGTCCGGACCGCACTGGTACTACCAGAACGGCAAACTCGTCTCGGACGACAAGCCTGGCAAGGCCGGCATGCATGGCGCACGTGTTCCCTACACGGTCACGGTGCAGGACACGAGCAACCCCATCATGAAGGGTCTGCCGAAGACCTGGATGCACCAGGGCGATGAGCTCTATGCGAATCTGCGTGGGCCCGGCGGCATGACGGTACTGGCCACGGCATACTCTGATCCCACGAATCACGGCACGGGCTTCGATGAGCCGATGGTGATGGTCTCACAGTTCGGCAAAGGTCGCGTTGTGCATACGGCCTGGGGACACGACGGCGTCGCACAGAGTTCCGTGGATGCAGTGGTGATCTTTCAGCGTGGCGTCGAGTGGGCTGCAACCGGCAAAGTGACCCAGCCGGTACCATCGAGCTTCCCGACGGCCAATACGGTCAGCTATCGTGCCGACCTGGAAGCGATGGATCCGAATGCGAAGAAGGGACTGAATCCGCTGGACCTTGTGCAGCAGTCGACGCCGGCACGGCTTGCGCCAGCCCCTGTCACACGCTCCAACGGCCCGACGCAGTAA
- a CDS encoding Gfo/Idh/MocA family protein — protein sequence MTTKLNRRLRLGMVGGGPGAFIGAVHRTAARIDDRFELVAAVLSSDGEKSRAYAAELRIPRAYASFQEMADAEAKHPEPIDVVAIVTPNHMHHAIARAFLAAGIHVMCDKPLTTNLADADDLAAAVAASGLIFGVTQSYSGYPMVRQMREIVTSGGIGAVRMVQAEYAQGWLATKLEDTGAKQAAWRTDPAKSGPAGCLGDIATHAFHTACFVTGLKPKEVAADLSTFVAGRRLDDNVQAMLHFEGGAKASLWSSQIAIGEENNLNIRIYGETGALTWHQENPNYVHHAPLGEPTRLLTRGGAGVTASPAAGTRLPTGHPEGYFEAFATLYSDLAEQIAARIEGREANASSLLLPTVADGVAGVRFIEAVLKSSANSSAWTPLT from the coding sequence ATGACGACGAAACTCAATCGCCGTCTGCGGCTTGGCATGGTGGGCGGCGGTCCCGGAGCGTTCATCGGTGCGGTACATCGCACGGCTGCGAGGATCGACGATCGCTTCGAACTCGTTGCCGCGGTGCTTTCTTCCGATGGAGAGAAGTCCCGCGCGTATGCGGCCGAGCTTCGGATTCCGCGTGCGTATGCGAGCTTCCAGGAGATGGCGGATGCCGAAGCGAAGCATCCGGAGCCGATCGACGTCGTCGCCATCGTTACGCCGAACCACATGCACCATGCCATCGCGAGGGCCTTCCTTGCTGCCGGCATTCACGTCATGTGCGACAAGCCGCTGACGACGAACCTCGCAGACGCTGACGATCTAGCAGCAGCCGTTGCAGCTTCCGGCCTGATCTTCGGTGTGACGCAGAGCTACTCGGGCTATCCGATGGTGCGGCAGATGCGCGAGATCGTGACCTCCGGCGGTATCGGCGCGGTGCGCATGGTACAGGCGGAGTACGCGCAGGGGTGGCTGGCAACCAAGCTGGAAGATACCGGCGCGAAGCAGGCTGCATGGCGCACCGATCCTGCGAAGAGCGGACCGGCGGGCTGCCTGGGCGACATTGCAACACATGCCTTTCACACGGCATGCTTCGTGACCGGACTGAAGCCGAAGGAAGTTGCTGCTGACCTCTCGACTTTCGTCGCCGGTCGGCGGCTGGATGACAATGTGCAGGCCATGCTGCATTTTGAAGGCGGCGCAAAGGCGAGCCTGTGGTCGTCTCAGATTGCCATTGGCGAAGAGAACAATCTGAACATCCGCATCTACGGCGAGACCGGCGCGCTGACGTGGCACCAGGAGAACCCCAACTATGTGCATCACGCCCCGCTGGGAGAACCGACACGCCTGCTGACGCGTGGTGGCGCCGGTGTCACGGCATCGCCCGCTGCGGGGACAAGGCTGCCAACCGGTCATCCTGAAGGGTACTTCGAGGCGTTCGCGACGCTGTACAGCGATCTCGCGGAGCAGATCGCGGCGAGGATTGAAGGTCGTGAGGCCAACGCCTCTTCTCTGCTGCTGCCGACGGTTGCGGATGGGGTGGCAGGTGTTCGATTTATCGAGGCTGTGCTGAAGTCTTCGGCTAACTCTTCTGCGTGGACGCCGCTGACTTGA
- a CDS encoding sugar phosphate isomerase/epimerase family protein — MKTIKGPGIFLAQFAGDVAPFNTLENICHWAASVGFKGVQIPSWDKRLIDLPLAAESKTYCDDLLGTVAAHGLTLTDLSTHLQGQLVAVHPAYDLLFDNFAPPAVHGAPAARTAWAVEQLHFAALASKNLGIKQHATFSGALAWPYLYPWPQRPDGLVETAFRELAKRWLPILDVFDENDVNLCYEVHPGEDLHDGASFEMFLDLVDEHSRCNLLYDPSHFVLQQLDYLEYIDLYHDRIKMFHVKDAEFRPSGRQGVYGGFQSWVNRAGRFRSLGDGQVDFGAIFSKLTQYGFDGWATMEWECCIKSSEQGAREGAPFIAKHIIQTADRAFDDFADATTDHSVLRQLLGLKGDKL, encoded by the coding sequence ATGAAGACGATCAAGGGACCGGGCATCTTCCTGGCGCAGTTTGCCGGTGATGTTGCGCCATTCAATACGCTGGAGAACATCTGCCACTGGGCCGCATCCGTGGGCTTCAAAGGCGTCCAGATTCCAAGCTGGGACAAGCGCCTGATTGACCTGCCGCTGGCCGCTGAAAGCAAGACATACTGCGACGATCTGCTGGGCACCGTAGCCGCCCACGGACTCACACTGACCGACCTGTCGACGCATCTTCAGGGTCAGTTGGTCGCGGTGCATCCCGCGTATGATCTGCTCTTCGATAACTTCGCTCCTCCCGCCGTTCACGGCGCGCCGGCGGCCCGCACCGCCTGGGCCGTGGAGCAGTTGCACTTCGCCGCGCTGGCCTCAAAGAACCTTGGCATCAAGCAGCACGCAACCTTCTCCGGCGCGCTCGCATGGCCCTATCTCTATCCCTGGCCGCAGCGGCCCGACGGCCTGGTGGAAACGGCCTTCCGTGAACTGGCCAAGCGCTGGCTGCCGATCCTGGATGTCTTTGACGAGAACGACGTGAACCTCTGCTACGAAGTTCATCCGGGCGAGGACCTGCACGATGGCGCGTCGTTCGAGATGTTTCTGGACCTGGTCGATGAACACTCGCGCTGCAACCTTCTCTATGACCCGAGCCATTTCGTACTGCAGCAACTGGACTACCTGGAGTACATCGACCTCTATCACGACCGCATCAAGATGTTCCACGTCAAGGACGCGGAGTTCCGGCCATCTGGCCGTCAGGGCGTCTACGGCGGCTTCCAGTCTTGGGTGAACCGCGCCGGTCGCTTCCGTTCGCTGGGCGATGGCCAGGTGGACTTCGGCGCCATCTTCTCGAAGCTCACGCAGTACGGCTTTGATGGCTGGGCGACGATGGAGTGGGAGTGCTGCATCAAGAGTTCCGAACAGGGCGCGCGTGAGGGCGCTCCGTTTATCGCGAAGCACATCATCCAGACTGCGGACAGGGCCTTCGACGACTTCGCCGATGCCACCACCGATCACAGTGTTCTGCGGCAATTGCTTGGCCTGAAGGGCGACAAGCTATGA